The segment GAGGTGGAGTAGAATTGGTCTCAAAAGCAGTTCTCGAAAAAATTGAACCATACACAAATTGCAATAAATGCCACATACCATTACCACATTGTCATTGCATGTGTCCATATTGTGGAAATCGCGATGAATGTGAATGTGCATTATTTGATACAGTTACAGGAGGTTAGAATTTGAATATCTACGACTCTAAAACAATTAGGTGTGTTACATGCGACAAAGCAATCGGAGAGGTGGATTTTGATGCTGAGATCATTCGTCCAAAATGTGGGCAGTGTTCAAATCCAACTCCAGACACCAGAGATAAAATGCCATATTTGATTTATCATTAGGGTTATTTAGTAAAACCCTGATTCTCAACAACATTTAGAGTGATTGTGGATTTTATGTTTGGAATTTTTCGTATTTTTTTACTAATGATGGTAGAAATCTCGTTATAAGTAGGAGCAGCTAGTTTGCAAATTATTTCAAAAGAACCAATTAAATTATCAGCTTCCAGTATCTCAGGTACTTTTTCTAATTCCTGTAAAATTGATGATTCATGTGATCTGCTACAATGAATAATTACAAAAGCTTGCGCCATGTATTTATCTAAAATCTCTTTTTCACTTTTTGTTACTTTTTTAAAACTTAATTTTTCATTTACCAATAATGTTAACGTGGAAGAAATTTTTTTGATTTTTCTAATTCCGTGTGAAATATCATTTTGAATTTTTTGCTCGTCACTTGATTCAAGTTTTGTCAAAATATCATAAGAACCAAAAGTTCCATGTGCCTCTTTTACACTCTCAATATGATTCAGATAAGATAAAACGGAATCTTCAGTTCCAGATTCGTTAGATAGTAAGACATACGCTTTAGACATACTCTAGTTTTGTCCCTCTATTCCCACAAGGGTGAGCGTTGATCGTATATGTTCCATTTTTCTAACACTCCAGATAATCATTTCACGCAATTTTTCTTTTTCGGCATGTTCCATTTTTGCAAGAATATCATAAGCCCCAAATGTACCTTGAACTTCTTTGACAGAATCTATATGTTTTAGATTTTCAATGACAAATTCTTCTTGCCCAAGATCACAGTTAATCAAAACATAAGCCACCGCCATAACGGTATATCTAATGATAATTATTATTTAAGATAAAATATTACTTCATGAAAATTTGTATCAATTACAAGTAATTTTCAAACAAATTTAATTTAAAATTTATTTGAGATTGCCTTTCATAAATTCAGCACCAGCTTTTTGAATTTCCTCAAGAGACATTTCTTTTTTTCTGGTAGCAACAGTCCATCTATGACCAAATGGGTCTACTAACATCCCAATTCGATCTCCCCAAAATCCATCCATAAGAGGCATTATAGATTGGGCACCCACCGAAACAGCCTTAGTAAAAACAGAATCAGCATCATCTACATACAGGTAAATTGCGCCGCTAGGTCCACCTGTAGATTTGGGTGATAAACATCCCATCTCAGGCATTTCATCGCAAAGCATAATGGCAGAATCCCCAATTCTTATTTCAGCATGGATGATTGATTTTCCATCAGAACCTGGAAATCTATAAACTTCTTTTGCATTAAATGCTTTTTTGTAAAATTCTATAGCATCAGATGCTCCACGGATAGTCAAAGTCGGAGTAACAGAATGATATCCGTCAGGAATTGGTTTTACCATGAAAGATAGTAAAATGGAAACAATTTATCTTTTTATCGATCAGATATTTTTTTAGATAAAAAATATTTTTTAGATGTTGTAAATATGGTGTAATTTGTTTGATACACCATATAGAAATCAAAGTAAAATAACATGTCAACCATGGCAGCAAAGAAAAAAGCAGCAGCAAAAAAAACAGCAACAAAGAAAAAGTAATGATATAAGATATTCTTTATCTTACATTTTTTTTATTTTAATTTAATACTCAATCCTAAAAAATGATTCATTAACTTTGGATTCAAAGGATCTAGTTTAGAAATCCGCTGTAAGGCAATGCTTTAAAAACCCCTGATTTTGATTTGATAATCTAGACGAAATGAAACAAGTTTACTTTTATGATGAAGGAGACGGGAAAAACAAGAAGCTTCTAGGTGGAAAAGGAGCAGGTCTGTGTGAAATGACCCAACTCAAATTACCAGTACCTCCAGGATTTACGATTACTACCCAAGTCTGTAATGAATACTATCAAAATGGCAAAAAATTGCCAAAAACATTGATGACCGAAGTAAAAAAGAACATTGCAAAAATTGAAAAAAGAACAGGAAAAAAATGGAATTCTAAAGAAAACCCATTACTAGTTTCAGTAAGATCAGGCGCTGCAATATCCATGCCAGGAATGATGGATACCATTTTGAATTTAGGATTAAATGATGAAACAGTTGAAGGATTAGCAAAGAAGAGCAACAACCCAAGATTTGCGTGGGATTCTTACAGAAGATTTGTTCAGTTATTTGGCAAAGTTGTATTTGGCGTTGATGATAAAAAATTCGACGTAGTTTTAGAGAATGCAAAATTAAATCAAGCAGTGCAGGCAGATAGTGCATTAAATGAAAAATCATTGAAATCAGTGGTTACAGAATACAAAAAGATTTGCGAAAAACATACCGGAAAACCATTCCCTTCTGACCCTTTTGAGCAATTAGAATTAGCAATCAAAGCGGTGTTTGGAAGTTGGATGGGAGAACGAGCAATTGTATATAGAGAGAGAAATAATATTACAAAAGATATCGCAGATGGAACTGCGGTAAATGTAGTTTCAATGGCATTTGGAAACATGGGTAATGATAGTGCTACAGGAGTTGTGTTTACAAGAAACCCAGGAGATGGGACTAGACATCTTTTTGGTGAATATTTAGTGAATGCACAAGGAGAAGACGTTGTCGCAGGGGTTAGAACTGGAAAACCAGTAGATGAAATGAAAATTGAGATGCCAGCATCATACAAGCAGTTAGAACAGACATGTGAAAGATTAGAAAAACATTACAAAGAACCACAAGACATAGAGTTCACAATTGAACGCGGTGTGTTTTATTTATTGCAAACAAGAAATGCAAAGATGAATGCAGTTGGAATGGTAAAGACTTCGGTAGACATGGTTAATGAAAAACTAATTGATAAAAATAGAGCACTTAGCAGATTACACGCCGAGCAATTAGAACAACTACTCCACAGAACAATTGATTCAAAATCTATTAAAAATTACACATTACTGGTAAAAGGAATAGCCGCATCACCAGGAGCAGCAAGCGGAATAGCAGTACTAGATGTTAAAAGAGCAACTGCAATGGGTGAAAATGGTGCCAAAGTAATTCTAGTCAGAGAAGAGACAAAACCAGAAGATGTTCCAGCATTTTTTGAATCAGTAGGAATTCTTACTAGCCGAGGAGGAAAAACATCCCATGCCGCAGTAGTAGCAAGAGGTATGGGCAAACCATGTATTGTAGGTTGTTCAGATTTGAGAATTGATTATGATAACAAACAATTCAGCGTAGACGACAAAATAGTTCACGAAGGAGACGCAATAACAATTGATGGTAGTACTGGTTCAGTGTACTTGGGAGAAATTCCAACAACAGAACCAAAAATCACAGAAGACTTTAAGACAATACTAGAATGGGCACAAAAAGTAAAACAAATAGGCATCAGAGCAAACGCAGACACTCCAGAAGGAGCTAGATTAGCAAGAGAATTTGGAGGTCATGGTATCGGCCTATGTAGAACAGAAAGAATGTTCAATGGAAGTGATAGAATTGGATTATTCGTAGATATGATAATGGCAGAAAACATTGAAGAGCGAAAAAAAGTTTTGACTAAATTAGGCGAATTACAAAAAAGTGATTT is part of the Nitrosarchaeum sp. genome and harbors:
- a CDS encoding Lrp/AsnC ligand binding domain-containing protein, with amino-acid sequence MAVAYVLINCDLGQEEFVIENLKHIDSVKEVQGTFGAYDILAKMEHAEKEKLREMIIWSVRKMEHIRSTLTLVGIEGQN
- the ppdK gene encoding pyruvate, phosphate dikinase, which translates into the protein MKQVYFYDEGDGKNKKLLGGKGAGLCEMTQLKLPVPPGFTITTQVCNEYYQNGKKLPKTLMTEVKKNIAKIEKRTGKKWNSKENPLLVSVRSGAAISMPGMMDTILNLGLNDETVEGLAKKSNNPRFAWDSYRRFVQLFGKVVFGVDDKKFDVVLENAKLNQAVQADSALNEKSLKSVVTEYKKICEKHTGKPFPSDPFEQLELAIKAVFGSWMGERAIVYRERNNITKDIADGTAVNVVSMAFGNMGNDSATGVVFTRNPGDGTRHLFGEYLVNAQGEDVVAGVRTGKPVDEMKIEMPASYKQLEQTCERLEKHYKEPQDIEFTIERGVFYLLQTRNAKMNAVGMVKTSVDMVNEKLIDKNRALSRLHAEQLEQLLHRTIDSKSIKNYTLLVKGIAASPGAASGIAVLDVKRATAMGENGAKVILVREETKPEDVPAFFESVGILTSRGGKTSHAAVVARGMGKPCIVGCSDLRIDYDNKQFSVDDKIVHEGDAITIDGSTGSVYLGEIPTTEPKITEDFKTILEWAQKVKQIGIRANADTPEGARLAREFGGHGIGLCRTERMFNGSDRIGLFVDMIMAENIEERKKVLTKLGELQKSDFIEILKAMEGYAVTIRLLDPPLHEFLPNPEELNQKIHKLEQKNETVELEKAKILLKRAKELAEINPMMGHRGVRVGITYPEIYEMQIRAVFEAAAELAKNKVDAHPQIMIPQISSIAELNHIKKIYDNIKKEMESKYNMKLKINFGTMIEVVRAALTANELASTAEFFSFGTNDLTQGTFSFSREDVEGKFLPEYMDKEILERNPFQSIDVNGVGSLMKIGISAGRSVKPDMEIGICGEHGGDPNSIKFCHNAKMSYVSASPHRIPIAIIAAAQAAIEQPKKGNKSRKSIKKTARKSIKKTARKPVKKTARKPVKKTARKPVKKTARKPVKKVARKPVKKTARKSKSKRR
- a CDS encoding VOC family protein, with translation MVKPIPDGYHSVTPTLTIRGASDAIEFYKKAFNAKEVYRFPGSDGKSIIHAEIRIGDSAIMLCDEMPEMGCLSPKSTGGPSGAIYLYVDDADSVFTKAVSVGAQSIMPLMDGFWGDRIGMLVDPFGHRWTVATRKKEMSLEEIQKAGAEFMKGNLK
- a CDS encoding Lrp/AsnC ligand binding domain-containing protein — encoded protein: MSKAYVLLSNESGTEDSVLSYLNHIESVKEAHGTFGSYDILTKLESSDEQKIQNDISHGIRKIKKISSTLTLLVNEKLSFKKVTKSEKEILDKYMAQAFVIIHCSRSHESSILQELEKVPEILEADNLIGSFEIICKLAAPTYNEISTIISKKIRKIPNIKSTITLNVVENQGFTK